The Miscanthus floridulus cultivar M001 chromosome 6, ASM1932011v1, whole genome shotgun sequence genomic interval TTCCTGCCCCCTCTCCAATGTCCCATGCCCATCCCCAAAACCCAACCCAATACCAACATTTCAGAGAGCGCGGGACTCGAGGCGCCACACCGGCTCCCCCCACCGGCACCGGCACGCACCATGGGCCCTACCACAGCTCGCATCCTTCGCCTCGTGACCGTCGTCGCCGTGTTCGtgttcctcctctcctcccccgcctccgcctccaccgtGGACGCCGCCTCCGCCCTGGACGCCGCCACGCGGTGCGCGGCCACGATCGTGTCCATCTCGCCGTGCCTGCCGCACGTGGCGGCCGTGGCGCCACCGCTGGCTGGCTCCCCGCCCGCACCCACCGACGCCTGCTGCGTCGCCTTCCTCCGCGCCGTATCCCCGTCGGCGGCGGGAGGCGGAGAGGAGGGCTGCCTATGCCACCTGCTCCGCAACCCGCTTCTCCTCGGCTTCCCCATCGACGCCGCCCGCCTCGCTGCGCTCCTCCCTGCCTGCGCTGCGGGAAACGCCTTTGCCGCCGCCACCGTGGAGGCCGCCACCCTCTTCGCCGACGCCTGCCGTGGTGAGGAGTCACGCCCCCTCGTGCCTTTCTCCCCTCTCGCACCATGATTGAAGAACCATCTGCGTTGTTGCGTCAGGTTCCTGTACACGTTCTCGTCGCAATGCTGCTGTCTTTGCGCGCTTTTGTTGTGTACAACCGCATATGGAGGACTAGCTCAAGTTGTGGATGACAAATAGCACTGGCTTGCTTGCTGCCACGCGCCATTATCGTTCAGTTCTCTGATGGCTAGTCGTCAACTTAATCAGTcgtctattttttttttcaaattttaggGACTCTATTTTGTCCTGACATTAATTGCTGCAATAGTAGTATTTCTGCTCTTTGGTACTGGTTCTTAGCATGATTTTCTTTTTGGTCTCAAGTCATATCCAGTTGTTTGGCAGATAAGTATTCTATAATTCCTTCCTTGAGTTTGTTTGTGTTCTTActtcttagggcctgtttgatgCATAGGGCTAATTATTAGCCAGCTAATTTTTAGCCCAAATTAGCTCTAGCCTATCCAAACAGGAAGCTAATATGGAGCTAAtttgggctaatttttagcctCAACTAGTAACTAGGCTTAGCTGATTCAAATAGGCCCTTAGCAAGACTCAGTTCATTTGTTGTGTTGCTTATCAATCATTGTTTCGCGTTGTAGGGGAAAGGCAGCTAGCATGTTTCATTCTTGTAATATAAGGCAACATTACTTTTTTCACCCTTCTCTTTCATAATTTAAGATACACCATTAGTTTGGCACGTGCTAAACAAAATGTTAGTTTCTTTGGAACCATGATTAGTCATCTACCAATCTTAATCAATTTTCCACGTTTTGTCTTCATGTCATATCCTGATGCTAAATCTTcatgtcatatcctgatggtttAGCAGGAGACAAACATTACCTGATGCTTGGCAAATTTGTCTCCCTTACTATAAGTtcacctatttttgttatgttAGAAGCTTCCATCTTTCTTCTTGACATGCAGATCGCACATGTACTGCTTGTGGTGTTTATCCTAATCATATGACTGAACGAGATAAAGAGTATAAAAAAGAGATAAGAGTATAATATTGCACAATCCATTAACTTCTCACTGATCATTTTGTTGTTTCATTTCCTGAACATAGAACTGAAGGCGCTGCCGGAATTGCATTTCATGCCCCAGTCAACAACCAGGCAAGAAATTTCCCCaggtgaacatatttcttcagatTACCActccattttttttttaaaaaaggttcTCACTGCTTTTCTGTCCACACGAATGTTAGTTTGTTGTGCAATTACAGTTTGTGTTTCATGAGATTGGACATGTTCATAATGTATCTTAACTACATGACACATCATGTGATGCGCATTTCATAGTTCATAACTCTTTAGTACTTTGTGTTATTGTTTATATTAACTATTCTTACTGTGTCGTAATGAAGAATGCTTTGTAATTTGTGTTATTCTGTATGGACTATTGTGTACTTTGTGGTAATGAGCATTCTCTATAGCATGGTTGCCTTCCTATGAATTAATCTTTTGATACATATGTGTTGGTGCAGCTGCTGTCCCTGAGTTAATGTCCAAGCCAATGGAGGCAGTTCCACCAGCTGGGTCTATGGTTCGTTCAGGCGCTGAGGTCTCCAGCTCCCGTGGCATTCCCATTGCTGCATTGATCCTCGTGGCAGCAGGAGCTGTTATCACGTAGTTCTTGTGATGTTTAAGTGCCACTTAATACTCTCGTTGACCTCGATCTTGAACTGCGTTTTGTCATGCCTAGCTTTGACGATTCATATGGCCATTGTATATTGCTAAGAGTCATGGTGTAACGAAGAGATGGTCTCTGAAAAAAACCTTTCTGACCGCGGTGGATTCTGTCTACCATATTTTACCAGTGCTACTCCTATCACATGTTCATGCACCGCTTACAAAGAGTGGCACCAATAGATGCAGTTTCTTCTGTGCTGAGTTTCTTTTCACCTGAAAAGGAGTGGCGCCAATAGAAGCAGTTTCTGCGGTGCTGAGATTACCTttcgaaaaagaaaaaaaatttctCTTCAGCTGAGTGTCTCTCTTGTTGGTGGCGATACATTCGAACCACCACCTTTCCGGTGGCCTCACATTTGGTAGGCGTATTGGGCTCGAATTTGATAGGCATATTGGCCTCGCATTTGATTGGCGTATTAGACTAGAAAAAAGTCAAATTTATAAAGTTTGAACAACAATTGGTTAAATTATGTGCAAGTTTAGAGCATGAAATTTACATGAATAGATCTGTGTTCGTAGTGGATTTAAGATGATATTGATTCTTTATTAATGGACTATGTACTACAAGAGAAAGTGCGGATAAAAACCTATTTATATGACATTTTCTGGTCAAATATG includes:
- the LOC136458415 gene encoding non-specific lipid-transfer protein EPAD1-like, which translates into the protein MGPTTARILRLVTVVAVFVFLLSSPASASTVDAASALDAATRCAATIVSISPCLPHVAAVAPPLAGSPPAPTDACCVAFLRAVSPSAAGGGEEGCLCHLLRNPLLLGFPIDAARLAALLPACAAGNAFAAATVEAATLFADACRELKALPELHFMPQSTTRQEISPAAVPELMSKPMEAVPPAGSMVRSGAEVSSSRGIPIAALILVAAGAVIT